From Marivirga harenae, one genomic window encodes:
- a CDS encoding transporter: protein MRYIYLFTLSFFTFNALAQEDSIQIGTDRPGFSEYPQSIPKGYFQIEAGFSFDSETVNPSDRVQIINWNNTLVKYGLMEGMELRLGQTYQSERLLEGGQSPQFVWQSFSGPVVVGTKINLWKESGFIPQTAVVAEYGFNTLAPETFQRNSFYRIQLTSKYQLNPAWYLMGNFGFDKRFNDFGRLRFTVNSGYSLTDKLSVYAEIYGFRSEARTPLNYFDGGFTYLINPKFQLDLHAGFDLVQQTNNLVEYQQSFIAMGLAYLFKIQK, encoded by the coding sequence ATGAGATATATATACCTCTTTACTTTGTCGTTTTTCACATTTAATGCGCTGGCTCAAGAAGACAGTATTCAAATTGGGACCGACAGACCTGGATTTTCAGAATATCCGCAAAGTATTCCTAAAGGATATTTCCAAATAGAGGCCGGCTTCTCTTTTGACAGTGAAACGGTGAACCCAAGCGATCGAGTACAAATCATTAATTGGAACAATACTTTGGTTAAGTATGGATTAATGGAAGGCATGGAGCTAAGGTTAGGACAAACCTATCAAAGTGAAAGATTACTAGAGGGAGGTCAAAGCCCACAGTTTGTTTGGCAGAGTTTCTCCGGACCTGTGGTAGTGGGTACTAAAATAAACTTATGGAAGGAATCTGGTTTTATACCCCAAACAGCCGTAGTGGCAGAGTACGGATTCAACACACTTGCTCCAGAAACATTCCAAAGAAATAGTTTCTATAGAATTCAATTGACTTCGAAATACCAACTGAATCCAGCATGGTATTTAATGGGAAATTTCGGCTTTGATAAACGTTTCAATGACTTTGGACGGCTTCGGTTTACCGTCAATTCGGGCTATAGTTTAACCGATAAATTATCCGTCTATGCAGAAATCTACGGATTTAGATCTGAAGCTCGAACCCCATTAAATTACTTTGACGGTGGATTTACCTACTTAATAAATCCGAAGTTCCAATTGGATCTGCACGCTGGATTTGACTTGGTTCAACAAACGAATAATTTGGTCGAATATCAGCAAAGTTTTATCGCTATGGGTTTGGCTTATTTATTCAAAATTCAAAAATGA
- a CDS encoding RecQ family ATP-dependent DNA helicase: MQNIKAIDILQKYWGYAAFRSMQEDIINSVTTGNDTLALLPTGGGKSICFQVPALMSEGLCLVISPLIALMKDQVEQLKKRKIPAAAVYSGMTSREIDILLDNAAHGAYKFLYVSPERLKTDLFLERAKKMNLNLLAIDEAHCISQWGYDFRPPYLEIANFRELFPKVTCIALTATATEDVKIDIQEKLNFKNGKLFQKSFARGNLSYSVRKVENKEAKLFEILRKIGGTSVVYARNRRRTKELAELLKKNGFSADFYHAGLSQADRNAKQDAWLTDKTRIIVATNAFGMGIDKPDVRTVIHWEIPDNLESYYQEAGRAGRDEKPAFAVALYHVQDFKEMEEKHEIAHPEFEFLKKLYQSLANYFKIAIGSGEMQSFDFEIQDFCQHYRYEVFPVFHALKVLEEEGFIQMNEYFYRPSGLHINLDFKDLYSYEIANAKFEKIIKTVLRIYGGDLYQQVIFINELQIAKLAEMSPQEVVKQLKYLDKEGVIDYSPKSDSPQLTFLEARHDANKLPLDKKRLEERKKNKHQKLIAVKNYVENDVVCRTLKLLQYFGEFKSEPCGFCDVCINKKKSSSFEKDLELKILNILEDSHLNMERLAENIEGYSKEKVISAVRKLDDEGKLKIDKMGMLTLVDKIDSKY, from the coding sequence GTGATTTCACCTTTGATTGCCCTGATGAAAGATCAAGTAGAGCAATTAAAGAAACGAAAAATTCCTGCAGCAGCAGTTTATTCAGGAATGACTTCCCGAGAAATTGATATCCTACTTGATAATGCCGCTCATGGAGCCTATAAATTTTTGTATGTTTCACCCGAAAGATTGAAAACTGATTTATTTCTGGAACGAGCCAAGAAAATGAATCTTAACCTTCTAGCAATAGATGAGGCGCACTGTATTTCCCAATGGGGATATGATTTCCGTCCTCCATACTTGGAGATTGCTAATTTCAGGGAGTTGTTTCCCAAAGTAACTTGTATTGCCTTAACTGCCACGGCCACTGAAGATGTTAAAATTGATATCCAGGAAAAACTGAATTTCAAGAATGGGAAGCTTTTTCAAAAGAGTTTTGCCCGTGGTAATCTATCCTATTCAGTGAGAAAGGTTGAAAATAAGGAAGCCAAGCTTTTTGAAATTCTGAGAAAAATAGGAGGTACGTCAGTTGTTTATGCCCGTAACAGAAGACGTACAAAGGAATTAGCCGAACTCTTGAAAAAGAACGGGTTTTCGGCAGATTTCTATCATGCAGGACTTTCTCAGGCCGACAGAAATGCCAAGCAGGATGCATGGTTGACAGATAAGACTCGAATTATTGTTGCTACAAATGCATTTGGTATGGGAATTGATAAACCTGATGTTCGCACAGTAATTCACTGGGAAATACCAGATAATTTAGAGTCCTACTATCAAGAAGCTGGAAGGGCAGGGCGTGACGAAAAACCCGCTTTTGCTGTTGCCCTTTACCATGTGCAAGATTTTAAGGAAATGGAGGAGAAGCATGAGATCGCTCATCCCGAATTCGAATTCCTGAAAAAACTATATCAATCGCTGGCTAATTACTTTAAAATAGCGATTGGTTCTGGTGAAATGCAAAGTTTTGATTTTGAAATTCAGGATTTTTGTCAACACTACAGATATGAGGTATTTCCTGTTTTTCATGCTTTGAAAGTATTAGAGGAAGAAGGCTTCATTCAAATGAACGAGTACTTTTATCGGCCATCGGGTTTGCATATTAATTTAGACTTCAAGGATTTGTATTCTTATGAAATCGCAAATGCCAAATTTGAAAAAATAATTAAGACGGTTTTAAGAATTTATGGTGGTGATTTGTATCAACAAGTGATTTTTATAAACGAGTTGCAGATAGCGAAATTGGCTGAGATGAGTCCGCAAGAAGTTGTAAAGCAATTGAAATATTTAGATAAAGAAGGAGTAATTGATTATTCGCCTAAATCTGACTCTCCGCAATTAACATTTTTGGAAGCGCGCCATGATGCCAATAAATTGCCTCTCGACAAAAAGCGATTGGAAGAACGCAAAAAGAATAAGCATCAAAAACTGATAGCTGTAAAGAATTATGTAGAAAATGATGTCGTGTGCCGTACGCTCAAATTACTGCAGTATTTTGGTGAGTTTAAGTCGGAGCCTTGTGGTTTTTGTGATGTTTGTATCAATAAGAAAAAATCTAGTAGTTTTGAGAAGGATTTAGAGTTGAAGATTTTAAATATCTTAGAAGATTCCCATCTGAATATGGAGCGACTTGCAGAAAACATTGAAGGCTATTCCAAAGAAAAAGTGATATCGGCTGTCAGAAAACTTGATGACGAAGGCAAATTGAAAATTGATAAAATGGGGATGTTGACATTAGTTGATAAAATTGATTCCAAATATTAA
- a CDS encoding EamA family transporter, translated as MLRGAILVFLGACSFGVLTTLVKISYKEGFTLAEVTGAQVFFGAVILWLILAGRALFQNINFKFSWKNSWKVLLTGISTGLVSLCYYKSIQELPASIGILLLMQFTWISLLLEIIIHRKFPTRMQWISVIFILFGTYLAGNVYSLDNIPFSLEGIGYGFLAGFFYALFIWANGRVGNALIPVQKSAMMITGACLFIFIIFPPEFLWNGSLSAGLWSWGLIFAFFGTVIPPLFYAYGIPSTGVGLSSILSSAELPVAVFFSSWLLAEEVTALQWVGVATILFAIVVANIKKAKSPL; from the coding sequence ATGTTAAGAGGAGCGATATTAGTATTTTTAGGTGCTTGTAGTTTTGGGGTTTTAACCACCTTGGTAAAGATTTCATATAAGGAAGGATTCACTCTAGCAGAGGTTACTGGAGCACAAGTATTTTTTGGTGCAGTAATTCTCTGGTTAATTTTAGCAGGTAGAGCACTTTTTCAAAATATTAATTTCAAATTCAGCTGGAAAAATAGCTGGAAAGTATTGCTTACTGGAATTAGTACGGGCTTGGTCAGTTTATGCTACTATAAATCAATACAAGAGCTGCCCGCTTCAATTGGCATTCTTCTACTAATGCAGTTCACATGGATTAGTCTTTTATTGGAAATCATAATCCACCGGAAATTCCCGACACGAATGCAATGGATCTCCGTAATCTTTATTCTCTTTGGCACCTACTTGGCAGGAAATGTTTATAGTTTAGATAATATCCCTTTTAGTTTAGAGGGTATAGGATATGGGTTTTTGGCAGGATTTTTCTATGCTTTATTTATCTGGGCAAATGGAAGAGTCGGCAATGCTTTGATTCCTGTTCAGAAAAGTGCCATGATGATCACGGGAGCTTGTCTTTTCATCTTCATTATTTTTCCTCCTGAGTTTTTATGGAACGGTAGTCTATCCGCAGGATTATGGTCGTGGGGTTTGATTTTCGCTTTCTTTGGAACTGTTATTCCTCCACTTTTCTATGCTTATGGTATCCCATCTACCGGAGTAGGGCTAAGCAGTATTTTAAGTTCCGCAGAATTACCCGTGGCCGTGTTTTTTTCAAGCTGGCTTTTAGCAGAAGAGGTAACCGCTTTGCAATGGGTAGGAGTTGCTACTATTCTTTTTGCAATAGTAGTTGCGAATATTAAGAAGGCTAAAAGCCCTCTTTAA
- a CDS encoding carbon-nitrogen hydrolase family protein codes for MKKFKVGCVQATPALFDKSKTLDIVFKWIQKAAKENVKLLVFPESFIPAYPAGLGFGTVVGSRTEAGREQFREYWENSVEIGAEETQQIAKWAKEHDMYITIGVTEKDSISKTLYCTILYFSAKGELMGKHRKLKPTAAERLVWGEGDGTTLSTYDTKIGKLGGLICWENYMPLARVAMYQKGVEIYVAPTADSRDSWNSSLIHIACEGRCYVIGSNQFIRKSNYPEHLQKQLAEDRPEILSRGGSVIISPLGKVLAGPLYNEEGLLTAEIDHDEIIRAKMDFDVIGHYARNDVFGFDVNGQPDMKKD; via the coding sequence ATGAAAAAATTCAAAGTTGGCTGCGTACAAGCTACTCCTGCCCTATTTGATAAATCCAAGACATTGGATATTGTATTTAAATGGATTCAAAAAGCAGCAAAGGAGAATGTTAAATTACTAGTCTTTCCTGAAAGCTTCATTCCTGCCTATCCGGCAGGTTTAGGTTTTGGGACAGTAGTGGGTAGCAGAACTGAAGCAGGTCGCGAGCAATTCAGGGAATACTGGGAGAATAGTGTAGAAATTGGAGCAGAAGAAACTCAACAGATAGCCAAATGGGCTAAAGAGCATGATATGTATATCACTATAGGTGTAACTGAAAAAGACTCGATAAGTAAAACCTTGTACTGCACCATACTATACTTTTCTGCAAAAGGTGAATTAATGGGGAAACATCGAAAACTAAAACCCACTGCAGCAGAACGATTGGTTTGGGGAGAGGGTGATGGAACAACCCTTAGTACTTATGATACGAAAATTGGAAAACTAGGCGGTTTGATTTGTTGGGAAAACTACATGCCACTAGCCAGAGTGGCAATGTATCAAAAAGGTGTAGAAATCTATGTTGCACCAACTGCTGATTCTCGAGATAGCTGGAATAGCAGTTTAATTCATATTGCTTGCGAGGGCAGATGTTATGTAATAGGATCTAATCAATTTATTCGAAAAAGTAATTATCCTGAACATCTGCAAAAACAATTGGCTGAAGATCGACCTGAAATATTATCAAGGGGTGGTAGTGTAATAATTTCTCCATTAGGTAAAGTATTGGCAGGCCCGCTATACAATGAGGAAGGATTATTGACTGCAGAAATCGACCATGATGAAATCATCCGCGCAAAAATGGATTTTGATGTGATTGGTCATTATGCTCGGAATGATGTTTTTGGGTTTGATGTGAATGGTCAGCCGGATATGAAGAAAGATTGA
- a CDS encoding ribonuclease HII → MSLKAYFNKKNAFEAGCDEVGRGCLAGPVVASAVILPKDFGHPYLTDSKKLSATKRAELVDVIKEQSTAWAIAECSPIEIDEVNILNASFWAMHKAIDRLTQKPDFLLIDGNRFTPYQEISHECIIKGDSKYFSIAAASILAKEYRDNLMRELSDIYPQYGWERNVGYPTKQHREGIKLYGITEHHRKSFQLLPRQLEIFGMIKKSS, encoded by the coding sequence ATGAGTTTAAAAGCTTACTTTAATAAAAAGAATGCCTTTGAAGCAGGCTGTGATGAAGTCGGGAGAGGATGCTTAGCAGGACCGGTAGTGGCATCTGCGGTGATCTTACCAAAAGATTTCGGACATCCATATCTCACTGATTCCAAAAAACTTAGTGCAACTAAACGAGCGGAATTAGTAGATGTAATTAAAGAACAAAGTACTGCATGGGCTATTGCGGAATGCAGCCCTATAGAAATTGATGAAGTCAATATCTTAAATGCCTCATTCTGGGCTATGCACAAAGCCATAGATCGATTAACACAAAAACCTGATTTCCTCTTGATAGATGGAAATCGATTTACTCCTTACCAAGAAATTTCACATGAATGCATTATAAAGGGAGACAGCAAATATTTTAGCATAGCGGCAGCCTCTATTTTAGCAAAAGAGTATCGAGATAACCTCATGCGAGAATTATCGGATATTTATCCTCAATACGGTTGGGAACGAAATGTGGGTTACCCCACCAAGCAACATAGAGAAGGAATAAAATTATATGGAATCACAGAACATCATCGGAAGTCCTTTCAGCTTTTGCCGAGGCAGTTGGAGATTTTCGGCATGATTAAAAAATCATCTTAA
- a CDS encoding TonB-dependent receptor, translating into MRSVLLIVVQVLLFLSVVHISKAQVFKAVVTDENGKFLPFATALAQDSGYGTTANDVGEFSLKIKEGTKHIWVSHVGYQKQEVTLENYNLSETHIIQLIPDKLGLNEVVVSGQLQARSLRNSPVKVEVFRAGFLNDFSQGSGNLMESISMINGIQENVACGVCYTNEISINGLEGAYTSLLINGIPIYGNLATVYGLNSIPTDMMEKVEVVRGPGSTLYGSEAMAGVINIITPHAKENTLSLNSSFSQLGEWKGNLIAQHGKKKWKSFSGMHWDMANQFVDQNGDLFSDVVLRDRFSAFNFSENESKQFSIGGKYYFEDRRNGVLEYVKDKNYKQLRGSDQIYGESIYTHRWELFGDKRFVNSPFRLQFSASQHWQDSYYGDTFYEAEQHQAFANFIYEHELGNHNLLSGFSQRVTYYDDNSAATENVSGNQADVQIIPGVFIQDEWKINKDWKALSGARLDYYNRHGLIFSPRLNIQYQLTEWTNFRFNSGTGFRIVNLFTEDHAFVSGQRELLIEEDLNPERSFNVGLGFQHVYTFGNQQGSIEIDGFYTYFTNKIIPDYETPGFIIYQNSEAYAYTRGLSANINHQVGANLYLNLGAQWQNARQAETNVDGKLEEMPIIYSRDWSAVGSLEYNFPLDIKLNYSLNWNGPTAMPDIYEVNALGEIVSTRANLSPSFAQHNLKFRKEFKRVEVFVGVRNLFDNVQEISPLGGTQDETVALGFGEYFDTAYNYGNLLGRNFFLGFDWSIY; encoded by the coding sequence ATGAGAAGCGTATTACTGATAGTTGTACAGGTTCTATTGTTTTTGTCGGTTGTGCATATTTCTAAGGCTCAAGTATTTAAAGCTGTTGTTACCGATGAAAATGGAAAGTTTCTTCCTTTTGCCACTGCGCTTGCTCAAGACAGTGGATATGGAACTACCGCCAACGATGTTGGGGAGTTTTCTTTGAAAATCAAAGAAGGTACGAAGCATATATGGGTTTCTCATGTTGGATACCAAAAGCAGGAGGTAACTTTAGAAAATTATAATTTGTCTGAAACTCATATTATTCAACTTATTCCGGATAAACTGGGCTTGAATGAAGTAGTGGTCAGCGGACAATTACAAGCCAGAAGTTTGAGGAATTCACCAGTAAAAGTAGAAGTTTTCCGGGCTGGTTTTTTGAATGATTTCTCACAAGGTTCTGGTAATTTGATGGAAAGCATCTCTATGATTAATGGTATTCAAGAAAATGTAGCTTGTGGAGTATGTTATACCAATGAAATCAGTATTAATGGTTTGGAGGGTGCTTACACCTCGCTTTTAATCAATGGGATTCCAATATATGGTAATTTGGCCACAGTTTATGGTTTGAACAGCATACCAACTGACATGATGGAAAAAGTGGAAGTGGTCAGAGGGCCAGGCTCTACACTTTATGGTTCAGAAGCCATGGCAGGAGTTATTAATATTATCACTCCACACGCAAAAGAAAATACATTAAGTCTTAATTCCAGTTTCTCACAACTCGGAGAATGGAAAGGAAATCTTATCGCTCAGCATGGGAAGAAAAAGTGGAAGAGTTTTTCTGGGATGCATTGGGATATGGCCAATCAATTTGTAGATCAAAATGGGGATTTGTTTTCAGATGTAGTTTTGAGAGATCGATTTTCAGCCTTCAATTTTTCAGAAAATGAAAGTAAGCAGTTTTCTATTGGCGGCAAGTATTACTTTGAAGATAGAAGAAATGGGGTTTTGGAATATGTAAAAGACAAGAATTATAAACAATTAAGAGGTAGTGATCAGATTTATGGAGAAAGTATTTATACCCATCGCTGGGAATTGTTTGGCGATAAAAGATTTGTAAATAGTCCTTTTAGATTACAATTCTCGGCTAGCCAACATTGGCAGGATAGTTATTATGGCGATACTTTCTATGAGGCCGAACAGCATCAGGCTTTTGCTAATTTTATTTATGAACATGAATTAGGTAATCATAATCTGTTATCAGGCTTTAGTCAGAGAGTTACCTATTATGATGATAATTCGGCTGCAACGGAAAACGTGTCCGGCAATCAAGCAGATGTTCAGATTATTCCTGGTGTTTTTATTCAGGATGAATGGAAAATCAATAAAGATTGGAAAGCCTTATCGGGTGCTCGATTAGACTATTATAATCGCCATGGATTAATATTTTCTCCACGCTTAAATATTCAATACCAATTAACCGAATGGACTAATTTTCGATTCAACAGTGGTACTGGTTTCAGAATAGTAAATCTTTTTACAGAAGATCATGCATTCGTTTCTGGTCAGCGAGAATTGTTAATTGAAGAGGATTTGAATCCGGAACGATCTTTTAATGTAGGGCTTGGTTTTCAACATGTCTACACATTTGGGAATCAACAAGGGAGTATTGAAATTGACGGTTTTTACACCTATTTCACTAATAAAATAATCCCTGATTATGAGACTCCCGGTTTTATTATTTATCAGAATTCCGAAGCCTATGCCTACACGAGAGGGTTAAGCGCAAACATTAATCATCAGGTAGGAGCAAATCTTTATCTGAATTTAGGTGCACAATGGCAAAATGCTCGTCAAGCTGAAACAAATGTAGATGGCAAGTTGGAAGAAATGCCCATAATTTATTCACGAGATTGGTCTGCAGTAGGGTCATTAGAGTATAACTTTCCGTTAGATATTAAATTGAATTACAGTCTTAATTGGAATGGACCAACAGCCATGCCTGACATCTATGAGGTGAACGCCTTGGGTGAAATTGTAAGCACTAGAGCTAATCTCTCCCCTAGTTTTGCACAGCATAATCTTAAATTTAGGAAGGAATTCAAAAGAGTTGAAGTCTTTGTAGGAGTTCGAAACTTGTTTGACAATGTACAAGAGATATCGCCTTTGGGCGGTACACAAGATGAGACAGTGGCACTTGGCTTTGGGGAATATTTTGATACTGCATATAATTATGGAAATTTGCTGGGAAGGAATTTTTTCTTAGGATTCGATTGGTCTATTTATTAA
- the pyrE gene encoding orotate phosphoribosyltransferase, translated as MITIAKSEIARAIAIELLDVGAIQIRPTKPFTWASGWKSPIYCDNRLALSFPETRSIIKHYLADVIRSKFPEAEAIAGVATAGIPQGVLVAESLDLPFMYVRSKPKGHGMENLVEGKLEKGQKVVLVEDLVSTGGSSIKAAEALHAAGAEILGMAAIFTYGFDVAVGNFEKANIKLVCLSDYPHLLEEALSKKLIQNDELDTLKEWKDNPSGWNPAH; from the coding sequence ATGATTACCATCGCTAAATCAGAAATTGCACGTGCCATTGCTATTGAGTTATTAGATGTTGGAGCTATCCAAATCAGACCTACTAAACCATTTACATGGGCTTCAGGTTGGAAATCCCCTATTTATTGTGATAACAGATTAGCATTGTCTTTTCCGGAAACCCGAAGCATAATCAAACATTATTTGGCTGACGTAATCAGGTCGAAATTTCCTGAGGCAGAAGCTATAGCCGGTGTAGCCACTGCTGGTATTCCACAGGGTGTTTTAGTTGCAGAGTCTTTGGATCTTCCTTTTATGTATGTTCGTTCAAAACCAAAAGGTCATGGTATGGAAAATTTGGTTGAAGGTAAATTAGAAAAAGGACAAAAGGTGGTGCTTGTTGAAGATCTGGTTTCAACGGGCGGTAGTTCTATTAAGGCAGCAGAGGCTTTGCACGCAGCGGGAGCAGAAATTTTAGGGATGGCAGCAATTTTCACTTATGGCTTCGATGTAGCAGTAGGGAATTTTGAAAAGGCCAATATTAAATTAGTTTGTCTGTCCGATTATCCGCATTTATTGGAAGAAGCTCTGTCCAAGAAATTGATTCAAAATGACGAATTAGATACTTTGAAAGAATGGAAGGATAATCCTTCGGGATGGAATCCAGCCCACTGA